Below is a genomic region from Sphaeramia orbicularis chromosome 6, fSphaOr1.1, whole genome shotgun sequence.
gtccactgacagaggctgttggatccagaacaagagcaggagctgaaagggtcaaggttagcgcagatcTACTGTagaaggcaatagaagagaagaagaaagaacctgtggaggcatgctttccttttgtgtagtgtctgtgtgtgtctgtgtgtgcaagtgtgtctgtgtgtgcatgtgtgtgtgtgtgcatgtgtgtctgtgtgtgcacgtgtgtctgtgcatatgtgtctgtgtgtgtctgtgtgtgcatgtgtgtctgtgtgtgcacgtgtgtctgtgcatatgtgtctgtgtgtgtctgtgtgtgcatgtgtgtctgtgcatatgtgtctgtgtgtgcatgtgtctgtgtgtgcacgtgtgtctgtgcatatgtgtctgtgtgtgtctgtgtgtgcatgtgtgtctgtgtgtgcatgtgtgtctgtgtgtgcatgtgtgtctgtgcatatgtgtctgtgtgtgcatgtgtgtctgtgtgtgcatgtgtgtctgtgcatatgtgtctgtgtgtctgtgtgtgcaagtgtgtctttgtgtgcatgtgtgtctgtgtgcatgtgtgtctgtgtgtgcatgtcagtCTGTCATAATTTTCAGACGTATCTCTGCGTTTTGCTTTTGTAAGTCGCTGTGCGTTTACCTTtgacagaatcagaatcagatttattgccaagtaatttttacattacaaggaatttgtcttggttctgttggtgcaaaaagttaaaagaagcagatgtcaaaaataaaaataataagaatatagaaaaacagaagtgtttgccttccgaagtgaaaaagagaaaaaaggtattatatacatatatatacagtaacATATGTGCTGAAAACTGGTTTCCTTTAAGTGACAGCAGTGCATAAAAGTGCAAAATAAGCAGCTGTGCAATAATGTTCATAAGTGACtgtggggggagggggtcagtgtGGGGAGGGGGCCTTGTTGATGAGACCGGCTGCAGAGGGAAACAAACTGTTTTTGTGGTGTGAGGGTTGACGGTGCGTTTAGTGCATTGACGTGCGTTTACCTTGCTGCGTTGCGTCCATGGGCGGTTGTTTACAGTCTTCGGCTCTGTGTCCGTTGGCGCCGCAGTTATAACACGACACATTAGCCAACGCCCGCTTCTGAACTCCGCTTCCCATGAGGCCGTGCTGCTTGTACAGGCCGAAGCCCTGCAGCTGCTGGTCATGTGACACGGGGCTGTGGCGGTAAAGCGGCGGCGGCACCATCATCGGGTAGGAGAAGGGCGTGGCTCCGTTTCCCGGGGAGCCGGACGAGGCTATGAGGGGACTGAGGTGGAGGAGGGGCCCCAGGGTGAAGAGGGAGGGGCCAGAGAACGGCTGCAGGTAGCCGGCCGCCGCGTAATTGGGTAACGCCCCGTAGGCGCCGCAGTTGCCCCGGCAACCGCAGGAGCTGCAGACACAGACCGAGGGGGGCGTGACCTGAGCTGTGATTGACAGGAGAGCAATCCAGTGAGGTggcagaggagggggagggggaggggctggaCGTGGGTTGAGGGGGGAAGTAAGTGTTGCCGGGCACCGCGGCCACAGGGACGCTGGTGGCGGTTGCCATGGGAACAAAACCAGACTTTGAGGagggacaggaggaggaggtgggcgtGCAGGAGTAGTATCCAGAtgcagagggggaggaggaggacaggtgGAAGTGGAGGGGGGGGTGGGACACATGGTGGTGGCTGTTGGAGGTGGACGTGAGGGCGGAGCTTGTCTCCACCATCAGACCCCCCCGACACCCCGAGTCCTGCAGCACAGAGCCGCCACCCACGCCCAGGCCGGGGAACAGGGTCTCCagcctcacccccacccccacccccacagcgGAGGGAAGCCCCGAGCCCAGCGGCTTAGTCCTGTCATCGGCGCACAGTGGAGGGGGGCGGGGCTTCCGCGGGGAGGTCAGAATGCGCGTCTGGTTTGAGACTGGAGACAGAAGGGTTTGAGGGTAGGTGGCCTGGGGGGGAGGGTAAGGAGACTGAGGGACGCCGAAGGggaggtgggaggagccagacagaggaggaggagctggatccATTTGGACCGGTAGAACCTGGGCCGTGGGCCGACTGGAACCGGACGAGCTGAGGATGAACAGGCAGGACCGGTCCTTCTCTGGACCAGCACCGGctccatctggacctggacctggaccacagAGGAGCGTGAGGGTCAGACATGATGTTTACAGCGTCAGAGGAACCAAGAAACAAACGATTCTTAGAAACAGTGGAACCAGTGCTGGGTTTGACCAGCTGTTAACATGAGCTAAAACTGCGCTGACAGTCACTGAATTATGGACCGACATCTGATGAACTGACTTTAATGGAAAATAAAGGTTTGAAAGTTCATCACGTCTCACACCTACGCAGATGTTTCAAAGGTTAGTTCAACCTGGTGGTTCCCATTCAAATGCATGTGGCTGAGATGAGTGGAAATGTCAGTGTGGACCCAAAATGAAGCACTGACAACCACACGGCAGCaggtttaaagctgcaggagacttctgtgaccagtgtttcctcagatctgtccatcctcagtcatatcctcagtatcatgaatctgttcgtctgtctgtcattcctcagctcaaTCTCTTcttcatggtgaacagtttctcagttccatccaccagaaacaaaccatgtgtttacaaacagagccaggagaactcggcatctgaggaattttgttgcaacgtgcattgtgggaaatggaggttcacgcagccacctgcaACGGCAGCGCAACCATAGGATATTATATTGATGAAGCACAACGCGAAAATgactgaaacgcagaaacggcttcaggaatatgcatagaaggaagagagctcctgccgtttccacgtcgtgtctgTAGCCATGGTCAGGCGgtggtaagtaagtaagtaaattttatttatagagcacttttcacagacagagtcacaaagtgctttatcattcaaatcagaatcaaattaagtttacagacccaacagaatccttcaggagcaaacactggtgattggtgacagtggaaggaaaaacttccctttaacagcagaaacctggagcagacccagactcctgaaggatggacgtctgcctggaccagttggggttaaagagagagagagagagtaaaggaggagaaaagagagagcaatagagatatagagagactggggggggggggggggggggggggggtggggggggggggggggggacgacacatggagtacgttatgatgaatacatagagtgtaatcagtctgtggtggtcctgggtcaggtgggagactaaaaagcctttttgaacaggagggttttgaggtgtttcttaaagctctgtacagagtccatggaccgtaggtgtagaggcaggtcattccatagacgtggtccacagctttaacagacctgtcaccgcgtgtgctaaaacaggtgtgtggaaccatcagcaggtgtgtggaaccatcagcaggtgtgtggaaccatcagcaggtgctgtcctgaagacctcaagctacgagtcgagctgtagggctggaccagagaagcaatgtatgcaggggcctggccatgtagggcccggaaagttagcaccagaattttgaaataaaGACGATCTAGAAcaggagccaatggagggatttaaggatgggagtgatgtgggttctcctgtttgtgtgggtcaggagcctggcagcagagttctggacaaactgtagacgggccagctccttcttgtttaagcatgtaaacaggctgttccagtagtctaagccagaagacacaaaggagtgaacgatcatctcaagctcattgatggagaccatagatctgagtttggagatgttgcgtagttggaagaaacagtttttgactaggtgtttggagtagaattctaaagacatgtcctggtcgaagatgacacccagattcctcagttttgtctttaccgaggaactcaggtctccaaggtgatgtttgatccctgggattgcactgtccggggcaatgatgagggtctgtgtttgactggagttcagctggaggctgttctcatttagccactgcttcagctctgacaagcagatgattaaggaactcagtttgtggggctcagaggagttaaaggagcagtacatctggatgtcatccgcgaatagatgataggagacatcactgtactgtcggataatgtggccaagtgggaggacatagaataagaatagcactggtcccaggacagagccttggggcacaccacacagtagatccgctggtgcgagccttcgtttcccacaatgcacgttgcaacaaaattcctcagatgcccaggtcctccagctctgtttgtaaacacctggtttgtttgtggtggatggaactgagaaactgttcaccgcaatgtaagagattcagctgaggaatgacagacagacgaacagattcatgatactgaggatggacagatctgaggaaaaactggtcacgaaagtctgcTGCACCTTTAAGGACATTTGGAGTTGACCAGACCCTATTGTCAGTGGTAGTTTATGAGTAGATTATGTGTTAAATACATGTTAACTATGTGTAATTACAAGGTTAGTATTAATTACATGTGagttacatttttattatgtgttATTACAACTAAGTCTTAATTACATgtaataacacattaataacatgttaataacatgtcaATTACATGTTGATAATgtattaacaatgttaataacaTGTCTATGTGTTATTACAAGTGTTAATTACACAGTATTAACACATTAATAACAAGTTTATTACAAGTTTATTATGTGTTATTACAAGTTAGTAAGTGTTCATTACATGGTAATAATACATTTGTGTTAATAGTGTCAATTACATGTTGATAGCGTATTAACAATGTGTTAATAACATGTCTATTATGTGTTATTACAAGTGAGTGTTAATTACACAgtaataacacattaataacatgttaatgtcatgtttattacatgtctaATACACGTTTATCATgtaaataccatgcactgagcattagtgttagggtcagggttggggtttCATCTGGCGTGTGTttctgttcagaggctccgtcctGGACTTCCTGTCAATCAAACTCACGCCTGTGGATGTCTCTGGTCCTGTCGAAGGCGGAGTCACAGCAGAGGGGGGTCCGAGGGGAGCAGGAGGAGCTGGAGTACCCTGAAGACGAGCTGCTGTCTGTGGACACGGGCTGGTGGTGGTGAGGCACGGCGTCCACCTCCACCCGCAGCTCTCCTGGAAAAGTAGTTCCACACAACAGCAGTTTCATTTGGTTCAATCCACCATGTTCTGTTTTACAACCACACCTGCATAGAATCCCCCTGGAGCTGCACGTTCTTTCAATCATTTAAACCCACACACGTTATTCTAACACCTGGACATTCACTCCTTTTATGGGTTTGGTCAAAGAATGAGTCTAAGTCCAACATAAACGTACTGGACTGGAATGAACAGGTCCCATCTGTAGTTTGTGtttaaatgcttcaaatcaaaCCCGTCTCCTGTCAGTTTCATCTCCATTAatgccaccaccaccccccccctttGTTACCTgcggtgggggtggggtgtgtcGGGGGCCCTATGTGACTGGACGGGGTCACCCTGGCGATGCCGCTGCACGACCTCTTCTCtgtcttcatttctctgctggaCAAACACAGCCTCACAGTCACAAAAACAGTTCAGCTGTGGGTCATGTGTTCTGCTTTGTTTTTACCAAAGTCAGTCATTTTATCAGCTTGAATTGTATCAGATGTAGAGCAGGTGTGTCAAAGtccctttagttcaggggtcacagaaACCACAGTATCACCTCAAGTTGGTCAGGCCagtaaaaaaaacagctaaaaaaaaagcaaaattacttatttgttttatatatatattatattataatatatatattataaatatatataaatattatatataatatataatataaatatataatatatattatatatatataatataaatatatataaatattatatatatatatataaaatttaaattttaggaatgtttcatatttattaatttttattttattcatttattcatttgtttatggTTATCTATGTAAGTatgcacattttcattttcatcagtacttttgtgttttaatttgtgaCATATGAAATGCCCTGTCagggctgtccaaccctggtccttgagggccggtatcctgcatgttttagatgtttccctcttccagcacacctgaaggtcagtctcagtcttctgcagagcttaatgacAGGGTTATCGTTTGAACCAGGTgtgtacatctaaaacatgcaggataccggccctcgaggaccaggactggacagccctgccctatgtgttattttgttcatctgttcatttatATGATTATATATAAAAAAGCATACCGCTCTTATTTTATATATTGCATTGGTTTATAAGTTTAAaggatacaataaaaaaaaaaaaacatgaggaaaaaaaatattgcttGTAAAAATGAAAGTTGTCAGTGCATAACAAAAACAggtatatgtgattttttttttttttttttttaagtaaaagaacaaaaaaaaaaaaaaaaaaggaaaattacattaaggAAAATGTCTACGTGTCTGTACTCTGAAAAATGTAATTTTGGACAACATttttaattcagttaaaaaaagttCTAGATCATCTGAGGGTCAATttgtcatttgtgaggtattttaTTTATGGGGGTTTCTAATGGAAAACACAGGCTGAATCTGTGGGTTCTAATCCAGACACtgtattagcattacaggtaaggggggggggggcttttatgtcaaatatttgagtatacttttaattcattacagttttaattttctatacctaatatttggaaccaatattccctttttaagtctttgaaaaggtttgttaagcatctgtgtgttatttatgcaataaattatatacatttttcaaatcagattttatactttttgtgttttttgtcctttcatgttgatatagtaggttaaagtgaaaaaaaataataggcagatgatatagattaagctgtgctgaaaaacaaaaagatgccaaacatggcttcagcttcttcctttttcagttaccaacTGTCTtcattttatacatatttttttataaatatgtttgaacataactgaaataaaaacattcattcattcattcgtttatatagtacataaaggtaaaatcaaaagtactcaaaaacagtccAAACAGCCTCAGACGCCTCAGTTTGAATCTCCATCTGTCCTTTTCTGTCCACCAGGGGGAGCCACTGTCCACTCTGTGGGACTGTTCTCCTTTTCCAAACACAGGAGGATGGAAAAGCACTGCAGGaactttccacacacacacacacacacacacacacacacacacacacactcgtgtCTGAGCATGCTCCATGGTAAAGGTGTGGATCCTGCCAGTGGAAACCTGATCAGCTGATAGTCTGTTTTGCAGATTTGTCGTTCACCTGTTTGCGTCGCTgctgttttcctgtttttctcaCACTTATCTCCTCAGAAGTACATCTTATCTCTCCCACTCGTGGTTAACTATTGACAGTGAGTGGGCCGTTACCGTCAGCGGCACATCGGCCCGGCTGTTAATTGTTAATAGGACAAAGTCCACAAtgtgtccaaaagtatgtggacacgctgaatcaGAAAACACAGGACCGAAGTGGTGGTTGGCTGCaattttttattatactttacttttatttagttttgactttttttcctctaattcagttagttttcaaaaattcaacattttttatttaattcgagattttttttttttttggcttaattcaagttttttttgtttaattcaagatgtttttgtttaattcaagtttttttctgtttatttcaagatttttttgctcaattcagtattttttgtttaattcaagatttttttttttgcttattcaagatttttttctgaattcaagattttttttaaattcaagatcttttttgcttaattcaagattgttttgtttaattcaatttttttctgtttaattcaagatttttttgtttaagtttttttctgtttatttcaagatttattttttttttgcttaattcaagactttt
It encodes:
- the LOC115420966 gene encoding LOW QUALITY PROTEIN: zinc finger CCHC domain-containing protein 14-like (The sequence of the model RefSeq protein was modified relative to this genomic sequence to represent the inferred CDS: inserted 2 bases in 1 codon; deleted 3 bases in 2 codons), which produces MNLKRCLSPVTLLLSAQSCNAASVCSVLPVTLLLSAQSCNAASVGSVLSWLFGPVQRTNRAVYRVASVQPVVSTHSSVITHSPPHLSPLPPPLPPSVPSHPPQHSPQMSPLPPPASPLPTQGSMSSGGDPHPHPQHQHPLQPQSTGPAQPGPQPPQAQHLAPPQPGPHPHSLSLSFSQSRSQSHSQIPSQSLGGAPEQNGILDWLRRLRLHKYYPVFKQLTMEEFLALTEEDLNKYDLTQGAKKKLKTQLELQKSVDREMKTEKRSCSGIARVTPSSHIGPPTHPTPTAGELRVEVDAVPHHHQPVSTDSSSSSGYSSSSCSPRTPLCCDSAFDRTRDIHRRPGPDGAGAGPEKDRSCLFILSSSGSSRPTAQVLPVQMDPAPPPLSGSSHLPFGVPQSPYPPPQATYPQTLLSPVSNQTRILTSPRKPRPPPLCADDRTKPLGSGLPSAVGVGVGVRLETLFPGLGVGGGSVLQDSGCRGGLMVETSSALTSTSNSHHHVSHPPLHFHLSSSSPSASGYYSCTPTSSSCPSSKSGFVPMATATSVPVAAVPGNTYFPPQPTSSPSPSPSSATSLDCSPVNHSSGHAPXSVCVCSSCGCRGNCGAYGALPNYAAAGYLQPFSGPSLFTLGPLLHLSPLIASSGSPGNGATPFSYPMMVPPPLYRHSPVSHDQQLQGFGLYKQHGLMGSGVQKRALANVSCYNCGANGHRAEDCKQPPMDATQQGTFRLKYTPHSDSKDSGD